One Miscanthus floridulus cultivar M001 chromosome 11, ASM1932011v1, whole genome shotgun sequence DNA window includes the following coding sequences:
- the LOC136491551 gene encoding uncharacterized protein, with amino-acid sequence MKPRKKRQRKMLEDRILAAKAEVQRLLDANVIREVKYSEWLANVVLVPKKNGKMRMSIDFIDLNKACKKDLFPLPRIDASIDKGMGCKCFSLLDYFSGYHQIWLNKEDEEKTSFTTPSVTYCYTRMLEGLKNAGSTFTIMTKAVLGPQLQKNIIAYVNDIVVMSKNEADHIADLKETFANLRGVGLKLNPRKCVFGVSRGKMLGFGVPRTLMVDNGKQFDSDKFKEFCKNLGTTLAFTSVYHLESNKAVERANRIIFLAISKTLFNLCKGKGVEELPKVVWSHNTIASRAMGFTPFKLLYGEEAMLPKETKHESLQVVKHALATDEEYSIETIKDTRLEVEENITKYQIKQGNGELAMRFCLDHSVIDSRLLSARISLLGEINQFGDIVDNLRSHGAKIARFRSLDLKPDRLRYCCWSESVLKTAITYGLLHQRAPFSTTRDFPFGHWECPSKRAYIPTEDGGYVSTSDVEEDIEDEPTSNEDQMGVYGIEVDEAKVQAIQSWPTPTMVTQVWSFHGLVGFYHHFVKDFSTIIAPLNELTKKGIAFHWGEEQEVSFALLKDKLTHAPLLQVPPFLRLDPSSKEFYIFGHKVLQKEPS; translated from the exons ATGAAGCCAAGGAAGAAGAGGCAAAGGAAAATGTTGGAAGATAGAATTTTAGCAGCAAAGGCTGAGGTACAAAGATTGTTGGATGCAAATGTCATCAGAGAGGTCAAATACTCAGAGTGGCTGGCCAATGTAGTCCTAgtgccaaagaagaatggcaaaatgagaatgtccATAGATTTCATAGATTTGAACAAAGCTTGCAAGAAAGATCTATTTCCACTACCTAGAATAGATGCCTCCATTGACAAGGGCATGGGCTGCAAATGCTTTTCCCTCCTAGACTACTTTTCTGGGTACCACCAGATCTGGCTCAATAAGGAAGATGAGGAGAAGACCAGTTTCACGACTCCCTCCGTAACATATTGCTATACCAGAATGCTTGAAGGACTCAAAAATGCAGGATCAACCTTCACCATAATGACCAAGGCAGTTCTTGGACCACAGTTGCAGAAAAATATCATAGCCTATGTCAATGACATTGtggtgatgagcaagaatgaagcaGATCATATTGCAGATCTCAAAGAAACATTTGCCAATCTTAGGGGGGTAGGGCTCAAGCTAAACCCGAGAAAGTGTGTGTTCGGCGTCAGTAGAGGAAAAATGCTAGG ATTTGGTGTGCCAAGAACCCTCATGGTGGACAATGGAAAGCAGTTTGATTCAGACAAGTTCAAAGAGTTTTGCAAAAATTTGGGGACAACTCTAGCCTTCACCTCAGTCTACCACCTAGAGTCAAACAAAGCAGTAGAAAGAGCTAACAGAATAATATTcttagcaatatcaaaaacattgttCAACCTCTGTAAGGGAAAGGGGGTCGAAGAGCTGCCGAAGGTGGTGTGGTCTCACAACACCATAGCATCCAGGGCAATGGGCTTCACACCATTTAAACTACTATATGGAGAGGAGGCAATGCTACCAAAGGAAACCAAGCATGAGAGCCTCCAGGTAGTGAAGCACGCTCTAGCAACAGACGAAGAATACTCCATCGAAACAATCAAAGACACAAGATTGGAAGTAGAAGAAAACATTACAAAGTACCAGATCAAACAAGGAAATGGAGAATTAGCCATGAG GTTTTGCTTAGATCATTCTGTCATTGACAGTCGCCTACTATCG gcaaggattagccttcttggtgagatcAACCAGTTTGGTGACATAGTTGATAACCTGAGGAgtcatggtgctaagattgcaaggTTTAGGTCTTtggatctaaagccggatcg GTTGAGGTATTGTTGCTGGTCAG AGTCAGTGCTTAAAACAGCCATAACTTATGGTCTACTCCACCAGCGAGCACCCTTTAGCACCACCCGTGACTTCCCCTTCGGCCACTG GGAATGCCCTAGCAAGCGGGCATACATTCCTACAGAAGATGGAGGTTATGTTAGCACTTCTGATGTAGAGGAAGACATTGAAGATGAACCTACTTCAAATGAAGATCAAATGGGAGTTTAT GGAATTGAGGTAGATGAAGCCAAGGTGCAGGCCATACAGAGTTGGCCAACACCCACAATGGTGACACAAGTGTGGAGCTTTCATGGACTTGTAGGATTTTACCACCATTTTGTGAAGGATTTCAGCACCATTATAGCTCCGTTGAATGAGTTGACAAAGAAGGGCATTGCATTCCATTGGGGAGAAGAGCAAGAAGTGTCCTTTGCtcttttgaaggacaagcttactcatgcaccattgctgcaag TACCTCCTTTCCTCAGGCTCGaccccagttcaaaggagttctacattttcggccataaagtgcttcaaaaggagccatcttaa